Proteins from a genomic interval of Zingiber officinale cultivar Zhangliang chromosome 1B, Zo_v1.1, whole genome shotgun sequence:
- the LOC122022328 gene encoding uncharacterized protein LOC122022328, with translation MANKRMRKLIQNSQRRSTREESSNRGVDHENESQDTTSHSPLELQNEEVNEQDENEIMSSSQAQKRKRGKTIMRDIHALHPDHMLVVKFNERGQPYGDLQPTLANFIGTIARNGVVLPLSFLDWRKMPTNRLNDAWKLVTARFCISNCHRRVIMQMMGAAWRRWRTEVKATSYDSNTPLEELVAIQPIPHGLTLQTWEVLCNYWKSTESQENGRKPSRIEIQQLSRRSRKKGGALIDDEAIRIENLLKETVDRHLQDKPEGTQPIEVHEEAFRLEQMPFVA, from the exons ATGGCAAACAAAAGAATGCGAAAGCTAATACAAAATAGCCAAAGACGATCTACGAGAGAAGAATCGAGTAATAGAGGAGttgatcatgaaaatgaatcacaagatacaacatctcATTCACCATTAGAGCTACAAAATGAGGAGGTTAATGAGCAAG atGAAAATGAGATCATGTCTTCATCCCAAGCTCAGAAAAGAAAACGTGGCAAGACTATTATGAGAGATATTCATGCATTACATCCTGATCATATGCTGGTAGTGAAATTCAATGAAAGGGGCCAGCCTTACGGTGATCTACAACCGACTCTTGCAAATTTTATTGGGACTATTGCACGGAATGGAGTTGTGTTGCCCCTGAGCTTTTTAGATTGGAGAAAAATGCCGACAAATCGCTTGAATGATGCATGGAAACTTGTTACT GCACGTTTCTGTATCTCCAATTGCCATAGAAGAGTTATAATGCAAATGATGGGGGCTGCGTGGAGAAGGTGGAGGACCGAAGTGAAAGCTACATCTTATGATTCAAATACTCCACTAGAAGAGCTTGTTGCAATACAACCCATTCCTCATGGCTTGACACTTCAAACATGGGAAGTTTTATGTAACTATTGGAAGTCTAccgag TCTCAAGAAAATGGAAGAAAACCGAGTCGTATTGAAATACAACAATTGAGTCGAAGAAGTAGAAAGAAAGGAGGCGCCCTTATTGATGACGAGGCAATACGAATTGAG AATTTACTTAAAGAGACTGTGGATCGTCACCTTCAAGATAAACCTGAAGGAACACAACCAATAGAAGTCCATGAGGAGGCATTtcg GTTGGAGCAAATGCCTTTTGTCGCTTGA